One Candidatus Binatus sp. genomic region harbors:
- the hemA gene encoding glutamyl-tRNA reductase, protein MDQTLFIVGINHRSAAVGLRERLAFADEEIAAALGRLRDSSPAVLEAALISTCNRVEVVGVASDPARAADDTLKFLAADRNVAQAAFADVIYSSAGRDAARHLFRVGASLDSMVVGEPQILGQLKIAYAQASEAGSVGPILHRAFHKAFSVAKHVRKGTLIGHGAVSVSSVAVALAGQIFDTLKDKTVMLMGAGRMAELTARQLNALGIESLLITSRTFDHAVALARELGGTAVPYSNYKPHLKMVDVLIGSLASTKPVLGPEEFESVIRERRYRPMFLIDMGVPRNFDERLNALQNVYLYDIDDLGALVKRSLGDREREAEKAEQIVELELESFLRWLAGLDLTPTIKDIRYSVERLRDVEMGRHRGWLAQLEPAVRERVELLTHGLTNKLLHRILSGLKHHDNKTLDAAFAAEVARRLLGAELDAQVRDLDDADDDDDTGTE, encoded by the coding sequence ATGGATCAGACTTTATTTATCGTCGGCATAAACCATCGCAGCGCTGCGGTTGGGTTGCGTGAACGCCTGGCGTTTGCCGACGAGGAGATCGCTGCTGCGCTGGGCAGGCTGCGGGACTCGTCACCCGCGGTCCTGGAGGCGGCGCTGATTTCGACCTGCAATCGGGTCGAGGTGGTGGGCGTCGCCTCCGATCCGGCGCGCGCGGCCGATGACACGCTGAAGTTTCTGGCCGCCGATCGAAACGTCGCGCAAGCCGCGTTCGCCGACGTGATTTATAGTTCCGCCGGGCGCGACGCCGCGCGTCATCTGTTCCGCGTGGGTGCGAGTCTCGATTCGATGGTCGTTGGCGAGCCGCAGATATTGGGCCAGCTCAAGATCGCCTACGCGCAGGCGTCCGAGGCGGGCAGCGTCGGCCCGATTCTGCATCGCGCGTTCCACAAGGCGTTCAGCGTCGCCAAGCACGTGCGCAAGGGCACGCTTATCGGCCATGGAGCGGTCTCCGTCAGTTCCGTGGCAGTCGCGCTTGCGGGCCAGATTTTCGACACGTTGAAAGACAAGACCGTGATGCTGATGGGCGCGGGCAGAATGGCGGAGTTGACCGCCCGCCAGTTGAACGCGCTCGGAATCGAGTCGCTGCTGATCACCTCGCGCACTTTCGATCACGCAGTCGCGCTCGCGCGCGAGCTTGGCGGCACCGCGGTGCCGTACAGCAACTACAAGCCGCACCTCAAGATGGTGGACGTGCTTATCGGTTCGCTCGCATCCACCAAACCGGTGCTCGGCCCCGAGGAATTCGAGTCCGTGATTCGCGAGCGCCGCTACCGGCCGATGTTTCTGATCGACATGGGCGTGCCGCGCAATTTTGACGAGCGGCTCAACGCGCTGCAAAACGTCTATCTGTACGACATCGACGATCTCGGCGCGCTGGTTAAACGATCGCTCGGCGATCGCGAGCGCGAAGCCGAAAAGGCCGAACAGATCGTCGAGCTCGAACTCGAATCGTTCCTCAGGTGGCTGGCGGGCCTCGACCTGACCCCCACTATCAAGGACATCCGCTACAGTGTCGAACGGCTGCGCGACGTCGAGATGGGACGCCATCGCGGCTGGCTGGCGCAACTGGAACCCGCGGTGCGCGAACGAGTCGAATTGCTTACTCACGGACTGACCAACAAACTGCTGCATCGCATTCTGTCCGGCCTCAAGCATCACGACAACAAAACGCTCGATGCCGCGTTTGCCGCCGAGGTCGCCCGCCGCCTGCTCGGTGCTGAATTGGACGCGCAAGTCCGCGATCTCGACGACGCGGACGACGATGACGACACGGGCACCGAGTGA
- the hemC gene encoding hydroxymethylbilane synthase, which yields MSLKPKLKIRIGSRPSQLALVQASMMRERLAAQISDVDPEIEIVEIRTSGDKLMSASLAQVGGKGLFIKELEQALTDRRIDAAVHSMKDLPAVLPPQFRLAAVPGRENTADILVTRDGSALSALPAGARLGTSSSRRHFQALRMNRGLAVLPLRGNVDTRLKRVADGSFDAIIIAMAGVKRLGRLREVKFVELDGRDFIPAGGQGALAIETLAERDDPVSNELDRALCAINDPRAFYETAAERSFLAAIDASCTTPVGVSASIVGDTLALAAILFSPDGARELSESMEQPIAPGLAPSAAESSGKRLAEKMLARDAAAILRS from the coding sequence ATGTCGCTCAAGCCCAAGCTCAAGATCAGAATCGGTTCGCGGCCAAGCCAGCTGGCGCTGGTCCAGGCGTCGATGATGCGGGAGCGGCTCGCGGCGCAAATTTCCGATGTCGATCCCGAAATTGAAATCGTTGAGATCCGCACCAGCGGCGACAAGCTTATGTCGGCGTCGCTCGCGCAAGTGGGCGGCAAGGGACTCTTTATCAAGGAGCTCGAGCAGGCGCTCACCGATCGCAGGATCGACGCCGCCGTCCATTCGATGAAAGATCTTCCCGCGGTCCTGCCGCCGCAGTTTCGCCTGGCTGCGGTGCCGGGGCGCGAGAATACCGCCGATATCCTGGTGACGCGCGACGGCTCGGCATTGTCGGCGCTGCCGGCGGGCGCGCGGCTTGGCACCTCGTCGTCGCGCCGCCATTTCCAGGCGCTCAGGATGAATCGGGGGCTTGCGGTTCTGCCGTTGCGCGGCAACGTCGATACGCGTTTGAAGCGCGTCGCCGACGGCAGCTTCGACGCGATCATAATCGCGATGGCGGGGGTGAAGCGGCTGGGGCGGTTGCGCGAGGTGAAGTTCGTCGAGCTCGATGGCCGCGATTTCATCCCGGCCGGGGGGCAGGGCGCGCTTGCCATCGAAACGCTTGCCGAGCGCGACGACCCGGTTTCAAATGAACTCGATCGCGCGCTTTGCGCGATCAACGACCCGCGCGCTTTCTACGAAACCGCGGCCGAACGATCGTTCCTGGCCGCGATCGATGCGTCCTGCACGACGCCGGTCGGCGTAAGCGCAAGCATCGTGGGCGACACGCTCGCGCTCGCGGCGATCCTGTTCAGTCCCGACGGCGCGCGCGAGCTGTCGGAGTCGATGGAGCAACCGATAGCGCCCGGCCTCGCGCCGTCCGCCGCCGAAAGTTCCGGCAAGCGGCTGGCGGAAAAAATGCTCGCGCGGGACGCTGCCGCGATTCTTCGGTC